GGACTGAAATATACATTTCATCTGAGAGAAGGAATCCAATTCCATGATGGAACGTCTTTCGACGCTGAGGCGGTTCGTTACAATATAGATCGGATGTGGAATCCCAAAGCTCCCCATTATTCGCCCGTGGCAGCGGACTATAATCGAATTGGACTAGAGGTACTGGATTCCATGGAGATTTTGGGGCAATACACGGTCAAACTCACATTGAAGGAACCTTTTCCAGAGTTTCTCCGTTACATGACTCAAGAAGATGCTCCCGGCGCGCACGTCTACATCAGCCCTGAGGCATTAGAGAGACTAGGGAACTCGGGTATTGCCGATCATGCTCCCGGAACTGGCCCGTTTCGTTTTAATGAGCGGTTTCAGACGCCTTTCGGAAGCGGTGTTCGGCTGCAGCGAAATGAGAATTACTGGGGGGCGCACCCAAGCTTAAGGGTATTGAGTTTAAACCGTATCCGGAGTTGAAAGATCGGTATGAGGCACTACTCACCGACAATGTCGATTTTGCTTATGGCTTGGAAGGTAGTGATCTCGACGAACTAGAGCGACGCGGTTTCATTGTAAAAGAGTGTCGGGTTCCATACATTTGGTATTTCATTTTTAATATGCGCGATCCAGTTCTTCGTGACACTAGAGTGCGTCATGCTATTGCCCATGCAATCAATCGGCAAGAATTGAGCGATAGCGTCTTTCGGGGAGATACAGCGGTCGCATCTGGAATGTTACCACCAGCCTCGCCAGCCTTCGACGACAATTACAAATTTCCTTACGAATACGATCCAGAACGGGCGCGGCAGCTTCTCAAGGAGGCAGGTGTCCCGTCCGATTGGCGATTGCGTATCATGACGGCAAATGCTGGTTCTGGGCAGCTCATGCCCGTGCAAATATGTGATTATCTCGCGAAGAGCCTCGAAGTAATAGGATGTGGTGCAGAGATAGTCCGAACAGAAGACTGGGTCGTCTACTGCAACGAGTGGCGTTCTGGTTTGCCGGATGGCGCGGGCGTCTCACAAATGAGTTGGGGTATGTCTTGTGACATTTGGCTGGACCAGGTGCTGCACTCGAGAAATTGCTCTCCATTTGGGTTCAATGCAGGGTACTATTCTAATTCAAAAGTTGATGGCCTTTTAGATAGAGCGCGTGAAACTCAGAATGATGGCCAACGGGCTCAGCTTTACCGAAAGGCTAATGAATTGATTATGGAGGATCTTCCGGTACTTCCCATGTTAACTTTGCGACGTGGTGCTGTCTGTTATCACCCCCGCGTAAGGGGTTTTCGTAACCCTCACCAGAATTGGCATTCGTTCAAAAATATTTGGATAGAATCCAGAACTTGAACGTCGTTGTGACCTTAGAGTTATTGATGCTTTTGCCTGCGACTACTTGTAGTATCGGCGCGGACGGATTGCGGTCTGCGTCGATAATGCATTGAAGATAAATACTATGAGACCGAACGCAAAGAGACAGACAATGCAAAAAAGTTTGACTAAAGTAATGATGGCTATAGCCATATTCGCCGCAAGCTCCACCGTTGCCAGCGCCCATGTCGGTGTCGGCGATGCGAGCGGTTTCGCGCACGGCTTCATGCATCCGATTGGAGGCATCGACCATATCCTCGCCATGGTCATGGTTGGCCTGTTCGCCGCGCAATTGGGCGGCCGCGCCATGTGGCTGGTGCCGGCTGCCTTTGTCGGCGTCATGGCTGTGGGTGGCGTCGTCGGCTTTTCCGGCATTGAGATGCCGTTTGTCGAACTCGGCATCGGCCTGTCCATCGTCGTGCTTGGTGCGGCGGTGGCATTTGGCCTGAAGCCGGTCGTTGCCGCGGCGATGGGACTGGTCGGCTTCTTTGCCCTGTTCCATGGCTTTGCCCATGGCGCGGAGATGCCGGACAGCGTTGCTGGCCTTGCTTACGGCGCAGGCTTCGTTGTCGCAACCGCGCTGCTGCATGCCGCTGGCCTGGGCCTCGGGTCGATCGCGGCAAGCGGGGCTGGTCCGCGGGGTGAAACGCTGGTCCGGGCAGCAGGCGCGCTTACTGCAGTTGCCGGCGTGGCCGTCGTCACAGGGGTCATTTGATCCATCGTCGAGGCTGCGTAGCCTTCTCTGGAGGTAGCGCCGCCCGATTTCCCGCATACTGACCTGCCACGGGTAATTTCCTCCATCTGAGATTAGAGTCCGGCCCTTGATTGCTCTGATCCCATTGTTTGGACCGCCGGAGGTTAGAGTTTTCCGGCGTTTTCACGATGGCGGGCTGGTTGCGCCATCGGGATTGATCAACGAGATCGGGACCTTGTGCCCGATCGCCCCATGCGGGCGTTCCTCATTGTAGTATCTGCGCCAATTCTCCATCTTTTTCGGCGGCATCCGCAAGCGTCAGGAACCAGTGGGCGTTCAAACACTCCGCTCGGAAGCGGCCGTTGAAGGCTTCGATATAGGCGTTGTCGGGTTGTCGGTTGGCTTTCCGGGCCGGCTGAAGTCGAGCGTCACGCCTCTTGTGTAGGCCCACAGGTCGAGATCTCGTGACACGAACCGAGCCCTGATCGTATCCATCCGGCCAAGACCGCGAGAGATCAGGAATTTGGTTTGTCTGCCATGACGCGCTTGATCATTCCCGGATCGCATTGGGAATCCGCGAGGAACTGTCGCACACCGCCGTCCCAGGTCCGTACGTCTGCGAGGAACTCCTTCAGGCTTTCGATGCCTCGGTCGGTGAAGGTAGTGATGCCCTCTTCGCTTCCGTCGTGGACATGGATCATCTCGCCGTAGTCGATGTTCTCCGAATTGCCGGTGATTTCCTGGAGGAGTTCGAGGTTCTCGCCTATCAGCGTGGCGACGTATTCGATGGTGTAGACACGGGTTGGGCGTGCCATCAGGCGGCCTCTTGCCGGGCGTCTCCGGCGGGAGACCAGTTCCACGGCAGCAGTTCAGGTACTCTGGATACGGGGAAGCTGGGCATCCTGGCGAGCACGTCCGCCAGCCAGGCCTGCGGGTCGATATTGTTCATCTTTGCCGTAACGATCAGGGAATACATGAAAGCGGCGCGCTCGCCTCCGCGCTGGGAACCGGCGAAGAGCCATGCCTTTCTGCCGAGAGCGATACCGCGCAGAGCGCGTTCGGCGGCGTTGTTCGTAAGACAAAGCCTGCCGTCTTCGAGGAAACGGGTGAAGGCCTCCCAGCGTCCCTCCTTCTCGAACATGTAGTTGATCGCCTTGGCAACGGGATTGTGCCTGGACATTTGCGCGCGCTGGGCCTTGAGCCAGTCGTGCAATTCCTCGACGAGAGGGCGGGCATGCTGCTGTCGGGCAGCAAGCCGCTTCTCGGCAGGCATACCGTTTATCCCACGCTCGATGTCGAACAGGGCGTCGATAAGAGCCACGGCCTGAAACGCGACAGGCGAGATCTCGTGACCGGGTTTGCCTTTGCGCACATTGCCGGCAATGTCTGCCAGTTCGAAGAACTTGCGCCGCGCATGGCTCCAGCACAGGGCGCTGAGCACCGGCGCGGGGCTGCGGCCTGCACGATAGAGGTCGTTGTAGCCACCGTAGGCGTCAGCCTGCAGTGTGCCGCTCCATCCAGCGAGATGCCGGTTGGGATGGGTCTTCTCACGATCGGAAGAGAAGTAGAAAAGTGCCGCGGGAGGAGCGCCGCCCGCGAAGGGGCGGTCATCGCGGACGTAGGTCCAGAGCCGGGCCTGCCTCGTTGCTCCCCGAGCCAGAAGCGGCACGGTGGTGTCATCCCCATGCAACCTCTCGGCGGCGAGAACATGTGCCCGGATCAGATCATGGACCGGCTGCAGGGCGGTGGCGCAAGCGCCGACCTGATCGGCCAGCGTGGAGAGGCTGAGATCGACGCCTTCCCTGGCATAACGCTCGGCCTGGCGGTTCAGGGGCTGATGCTGGCCGAACTTCTCGAAGAGGATCGTCGCCAGCAGGTTCGGTCCCGCCCATCCGCGCGGTGTGGCATGGAAGGGCGCCGGTGGCTGGCTAATCTTCTCGCAATCCCGGCAGGTGAACTTCTCGCGCACCGTCTGGATTACCTTCCACTGGCGAGGGATCATCTCCAGCGTCTCGGTTATGTCTTCGCCCATCTTCAAGATTCGGGGCGAACCGCAGCAGGTGCAGGTCGAGGGAGCCTCGATAACCAGACGCTCGCGCGGTAAGTGTTCCGGAAATGGTTTGCGCACCGGACGACGACGTTCGAAGGCGGAAACATTCGTGTTCTTCGCCGCGGCGCGTTCTGCCGCTATCTCGTCTTCGGTTGCGTCGGCCTCGAGTTCTTCGAGCTGCAACTCCATCTGGTCGATCAGCCGGGCACGGCGTTCCGAACTCTGGCCATACTGCTCGCGTCGCAATTTGGCGATCTCGAGCTTGAGGTGCCTGATCATCGCCTCGGAGCTTGAGACGACGGCGCGGACCTGCGCAAGTTCGGTCTCGGCCAAGACGGCGCGAGCCTCCGATGCCGCAAGCGCTTCGCGTAATCTGGCAATCTCCGAAGCGGCTTCATCCATGGTGGAAAGGTTACCATGATAGCCGCCGAAAACCTAACAAAAACAGATAAATATGGACGATCAACCTGCCTTCGAAGGTCGCTGCGTCCAGCGCGGATTACGCCAGTCGATCCCTTCGAGAAGATAGCCCAATTGCGCTGACGAAACAGGAACGGCAGAGCCGATATGGCTGATTGGCCAGATGAACTTTCCGGCCTCCAGGCGCTTCATATAGAGCGACATGCCAACCCCGTCATGCCACAGGACCTTGATCAGATCGCCCTTGCGTCCCCGGAAACAAAAGAGTTCGCCGCCATGAGGATCGCGCCCGAGCCCTTCCTGCACCTTCAGCGCCAGGCTGTTCATGCCGCAACGCATGTCCGTCACGCCACCCGCGATCCAGACCTTCACCCCGGCCGGAAATGCGATCATGACGCGTCCAGAACCGGCAACAGACGGACCAGGATGTTCGGATCGAGCGAGGCCGGGATCGTCAGGCGGCGGCCATTCGGTAGACCGATCTCGATCCGCACGTCATCATCAGTCCGAGGCTGCGACACCACCTCACGAGGCTCGGCTTCCGGCGGCG
This region of Mesorhizobium australicum genomic DNA includes:
- the tnpB gene encoding IS66 family insertion sequence element accessory protein TnpB (TnpB, as the term is used for proteins encoded by IS66 family insertion elements, is considered an accessory protein, since TnpC, encoded by a neighboring gene, is a DDE family transposase.) encodes the protein MIAFPAGVKVWIAGGVTDMRCGMNSLALKVQEGLGRDPHGGELFCFRGRKGDLIKVLWHDGVGMSLYMKRLEAGKFIWPISHIGSAVPVSSAQLGYLLEGIDWRNPRWTQRPSKAG
- the tnpC gene encoding IS66 family transposase; the encoded protein is MDEAASEIARLREALAASEARAVLAETELAQVRAVVSSSEAMIRHLKLEIAKLRREQYGQSSERRARLIDQMELQLEELEADATEDEIAAERAAAKNTNVSAFERRRPVRKPFPEHLPRERLVIEAPSTCTCCGSPRILKMGEDITETLEMIPRQWKVIQTVREKFTCRDCEKISQPPAPFHATPRGWAGPNLLATILFEKFGQHQPLNRQAERYAREGVDLSLSTLADQVGACATALQPVHDLIRAHVLAAERLHGDDTTVPLLARGATRQARLWTYVRDDRPFAGGAPPAALFYFSSDREKTHPNRHLAGWSGTLQADAYGGYNDLYRAGRSPAPVLSALCWSHARRKFFELADIAGNVRKGKPGHEISPVAFQAVALIDALFDIERGINGMPAEKRLAARQQHARPLVEELHDWLKAQRAQMSRHNPVAKAINYMFEKEGRWEAFTRFLEDGRLCLTNNAAERALRGIALGRKAWLFAGSQRGGERAAFMYSLIVTAKMNNIDPQAWLADVLARMPSFPVSRVPELLPWNWSPAGDARQEAA
- a CDS encoding HupE/UreJ family protein; this translates as MQKSLTKVMMAIAIFAASSTVASAHVGVGDASGFAHGFMHPIGGIDHILAMVMVGLFAAQLGGRAMWLVPAAFVGVMAVGGVVGFSGIEMPFVELGIGLSIVVLGAAVAFGLKPVVAAAMGLVGFFALFHGFAHGAEMPDSVAGLAYGAGFVVATALLHAAGLGLGSIAASGAGPRGETLVRAAGALTAVAGVAVVTGVI